In Kordia antarctica, the following proteins share a genomic window:
- a CDS encoding cbb3-type cytochrome c oxidase subunit I: MNLLIKKPHIIFLVFAIIAFSVGFNADGGIDINIHDTYFVISNYHLTTLISIFFGIIGSIYWIMEKVNRKLSKRLNLIHIILTFGGIFLIIILNEFFRKSVMEYRFNENLTTAIYFIAVIVILGQLIFPINVISGFLKKQNSV; encoded by the coding sequence ATGAACTTATTAATTAAAAAACCTCACATCATTTTTCTTGTATTTGCAATCATCGCTTTTAGTGTTGGATTCAATGCAGATGGAGGAATTGATATAAATATCCACGACACTTATTTCGTCATAAGTAACTATCATCTTACAACGTTGATTTCAATATTCTTCGGAATAATTGGTAGTATTTATTGGATTATGGAAAAAGTGAATCGAAAACTATCCAAACGATTAAACCTGATTCACATTATACTCACTTTTGGTGGAATTTTCCTAATTATAATTTTGAATGAATTCTTCAGAAAGTCAGTTATGGAATATCGTTTCAATGAAAACCTTACTACAGCAATTTACTTCATTGCAGTAATTGTAATTCTTGGTCAACTTATCTTTCCGATAAATGTAATTAGTGGATTCCTAAAAAAGCAGAATTCAGTCTAA
- a CDS encoding GIN domain-containing protein, giving the protein MKKLLLLLLLIGFSGMAQTKGNKKIITRTFPLENVQRIKINFYAKVTIDQSAKEGMTITTDENLFDLIDTELVGNTLHLDQKEWIQPSQKAIITIGAPNIRHVETGTHDVTKIINVDNEYLQLTSPIGTVILERKTKELRLGIELASVDASKLIAENAFINIWSWGNAKVNVTNMLHAEVSNSGKLIYVNSPKNIQKKTKNDGQIVSLAANETIKNPDAEWIHFKIKNNNSNRNHFFVVGPKKDGTKFSYGFPMMPNAVRKENWTVGTKIYKTNSLGIRNLLITIKKEDADTTVKLF; this is encoded by the coding sequence ATGAAAAAATTACTACTACTACTTTTACTGATCGGATTCTCAGGAATGGCGCAAACCAAAGGAAATAAGAAAATTATAACGCGAACATTTCCATTAGAAAACGTTCAAAGAATTAAGATTAATTTTTATGCGAAAGTCACGATAGATCAATCTGCAAAAGAAGGCATGACAATTACTACGGACGAAAATCTTTTTGATTTGATTGATACAGAATTGGTTGGAAACACCTTGCATTTAGATCAGAAAGAATGGATTCAGCCTTCTCAAAAAGCAATTATTACGATTGGTGCGCCAAATATTCGGCATGTAGAAACAGGAACGCACGATGTTACAAAAATCATCAATGTAGACAACGAGTATTTGCAATTGACTTCTCCTATTGGAACAGTTATTTTGGAACGAAAAACTAAAGAATTACGTTTAGGAATCGAATTAGCTAGCGTAGATGCTTCAAAATTAATTGCAGAAAATGCGTTTATAAATATTTGGAGTTGGGGAAATGCAAAAGTAAACGTTACCAATATGCTGCATGCAGAAGTGAGCAATAGCGGGAAATTAATCTATGTAAATTCGCCAAAAAATATTCAAAAGAAAACGAAGAATGATGGACAAATTGTAAGTCTTGCAGCAAATGAAACTATTAAAAATCCTGATGCGGAATGGATTCATTTTAAAATAAAAAATAATAACTCTAATAGGAATCATTTTTTTGTAGTTGGTCCAAAAAAAGACGGTACAAAGTTCAGTTATGGCTTTCCTATGATGCCAAATGCAGTCCGAAAAGAAAATTGGACAGTTGGCACTAAAATATACAAAACCAATAGTTTAGGGATTCGAAACCTATTAATTACCATTAAAAAAGAAGACGCTGATACGACTGTAAAATTATTCTAA